One window of Roseisolibacter agri genomic DNA carries:
- a CDS encoding ADOP family duplicated permease has product MIPDLQYALRQLARSPGFTALVVLCLALGIGVNVATFGAVDALLYRPPAGVRDEGTLRRLRVEVPRTPGQQIFLNMGYSVGDVDALRARRELFASIAAFAHGKSFVEVGDVAEKVDVAVVGPDYFATLGVRPALGRLLAGSEAGASSEAPVAVLSHAFWRRALGGDPSVVGRTLRVNGRPLTVVGVAAPGFTGTEIESATAVFFPLGLGTVIGYDRRHLGTPDMKWLTAVARMAPGVEPRRADVVATGVLKALDASRPSPVLGFEKSTREVRALPLNAHFSSTGMRSPVPAWLLGATAAVLLVVCANVANLLLLRAERRRHEIATRLAIGAARARVARQLFAEGALLALIGGALGLALATAGARLYRLVPNMPPVDHLIDARAVWFGLGVTVLTTLGFALAPALLGTRDGARALLRTGVRGTARRAPLRATLLVVQFAASLALLGAGGLFVRSLRKVDAVDVGFDARHALAVQVDWQAFGIAPAEARDALVRAQARLRGVPSVAASSLVMLTPFSGAVMSSLHVPGRPSIGDVSDVPGGLFFTNAVDSSYFRTMGIPLVRGRAHVAAAKGAPAEVVVSETFARRVFPNGEAVGQCLTRDATDSTCMRIVGVARDARYLSVTRPPAPIFYGAAGPASDEVAAMLVRARGDESAVRATAEAVRAALLAAEPRIRFANVAPVADGMMRDALAPYRLAATAFTAFGALALLLAAVGLYGVIAYAVTQRTGEFGLRMALGARGADVRRLVLRQGARTALVGGALGGAAAVGIGRALRGRLFGVEPLDPVSLLAVAALLAAVTVVASWLPARRAAQVDPAVALRAD; this is encoded by the coding sequence ATGATCCCGGATCTGCAGTACGCCCTCCGCCAGCTGGCGCGGTCGCCCGGCTTCACCGCGCTCGTCGTGCTGTGCCTCGCGCTCGGCATCGGCGTGAACGTCGCGACGTTCGGCGCGGTGGACGCGCTGCTGTATCGGCCGCCCGCCGGCGTGCGCGACGAGGGGACGCTGCGGCGCCTGCGCGTCGAGGTGCCGCGCACGCCCGGGCAGCAGATCTTCCTCAACATGGGCTACTCGGTCGGCGACGTGGACGCGCTGCGCGCGCGCCGCGAGCTCTTCGCGTCGATCGCCGCGTTCGCGCACGGCAAGTCGTTCGTCGAGGTCGGCGACGTGGCCGAGAAGGTGGACGTCGCCGTCGTGGGCCCGGACTACTTCGCGACGCTCGGCGTGCGGCCGGCGCTGGGACGCCTGCTCGCCGGCTCCGAGGCGGGCGCGAGCTCCGAGGCGCCGGTGGCGGTGCTGTCGCACGCGTTCTGGCGGCGCGCGCTCGGCGGCGATCCGTCGGTCGTGGGACGCACGCTGCGCGTGAACGGTCGGCCGCTCACGGTCGTCGGCGTCGCGGCGCCTGGCTTCACGGGCACCGAGATCGAGTCGGCGACGGCGGTCTTCTTCCCGCTCGGCCTGGGCACCGTGATCGGCTACGACCGCCGGCACCTCGGGACGCCGGACATGAAGTGGCTGACGGCGGTCGCTCGCATGGCGCCGGGCGTCGAGCCGCGCCGCGCGGACGTGGTGGCGACCGGCGTGCTGAAGGCGCTCGACGCCTCGCGCCCGTCGCCGGTGCTCGGCTTCGAGAAGTCGACGCGCGAGGTGCGCGCGCTGCCGCTCAACGCGCACTTCTCGAGCACCGGCATGCGCAGCCCGGTGCCCGCGTGGCTGCTGGGCGCGACGGCCGCGGTGCTGCTGGTCGTCTGCGCGAACGTCGCCAACCTCCTGCTCCTGCGCGCCGAGCGGCGCCGGCACGAGATCGCGACGCGTCTGGCCATCGGCGCGGCGCGCGCCCGCGTCGCGCGGCAGCTGTTCGCGGAGGGTGCGCTGCTGGCGCTGATCGGCGGCGCGCTGGGTCTCGCGCTGGCGACGGCGGGTGCGCGGCTCTACCGCCTGGTGCCGAACATGCCGCCCGTCGACCACCTGATCGACGCGCGCGCGGTCTGGTTCGGACTGGGCGTCACCGTGCTGACGACGCTCGGCTTCGCGCTCGCGCCGGCGCTGCTCGGCACGCGCGACGGGGCGCGGGCGCTGCTGCGCACGGGCGTGCGCGGCACCGCGCGGCGCGCGCCGCTGCGGGCCACGCTGCTGGTCGTGCAGTTCGCGGCGTCGCTGGCGCTGCTGGGCGCGGGCGGGCTGTTCGTGCGCAGCCTGCGCAAGGTGGACGCGGTCGACGTCGGCTTCGACGCGCGCCACGCGCTCGCCGTGCAGGTGGACTGGCAGGCGTTCGGCATCGCGCCGGCCGAGGCACGCGATGCGCTGGTGCGGGCGCAGGCGCGCCTGCGCGGGGTGCCCAGCGTCGCCGCGAGCTCGCTGGTGATGCTGACGCCGTTCAGCGGCGCCGTGATGAGCAGCCTCCACGTGCCCGGGCGCCCGTCGATCGGCGACGTGTCGGACGTGCCGGGCGGGCTGTTCTTCACCAACGCGGTCGACTCGTCGTACTTCCGCACGATGGGGATCCCGCTCGTGCGCGGGCGCGCGCACGTCGCGGCCGCGAAGGGCGCGCCGGCGGAGGTGGTGGTGAGCGAGACGTTCGCGCGGCGCGTCTTCCCGAACGGCGAGGCCGTGGGCCAGTGCCTCACGCGCGACGCGACCGACTCGACGTGCATGCGCATCGTCGGCGTGGCGCGCGACGCGCGCTACCTGTCGGTCACGCGGCCGCCGGCGCCGATCTTCTACGGCGCGGCCGGCCCGGCGAGCGACGAGGTCGCGGCGATGCTCGTGCGCGCGCGGGGCGACGAGTCCGCGGTGCGCGCGACGGCGGAGGCGGTGCGCGCCGCGCTGCTGGCGGCCGAGCCGCGCATCCGCTTCGCGAACGTCGCGCCGGTGGCCGACGGGATGATGCGCGACGCGCTGGCGCCATACCGGCTGGCGGCGACCGCGTTCACTGCGTTCGGCGCGCTGGCGCTGCTGCTGGCCGCGGTGGGGCTGTACGGCGTGATCGCCTACGCCGTCACGCAGCGCACCGGCGAGTTCGGGCTCCGCATGGCGCTCGGCGCGCGCGGCGCGGACGTGCGCCGGCTGGTGCTGCGGCAGGGCGCGCGCACGGCGCTGGTGGGCGGTGCGCTCGGTGGCGCGGCGGCGGTGGGCATCGGCCGCGCGCTGCGCGGGCGGCTGTTC
- a CDS encoding ABC transporter permease: protein MFHDLRLAARRLARAPGFTAAAALTLALGIGANTTIFSLVSAVFLRPLAVAEPQRLVRVFSTWRQDGRTINSGALGYPDVRELAAQRGTFAGVAAFSNAKVAMGEGEAARTVQAALVTGEYFGVLGIRAAIGRAIGASDVGAPGASPIVVLSHALWRDRLGGDSSVVGRPVSLNGRAYTVVGVAPPTFRGTEIENVPELWVPLSQAQALGVTGPRGFERGSRWLHGLARLPAGVDRAAANAAVARLSKGWADAYPDTHRGWSLRLAAGGTLLAADPSEHTPVMIVFGALSVLALLVLAVTAANVANLQLARAATRRREVSLRVALGAGRWRLVREVLGESVVLAVIAGVLAAAIGSVGASLLPRLGLPPMIDLTPDGRILGYTALLSLATGVLFGLAPALWVTRGSLVTSIKDGAAGSGRSRSRLRGALVVGQMAVSMVLLVAAGLLLRTVSALRSADVGYEPSGVLAVTLDAGTRGYDRVRGVALYEGLLDRVRGLPGVKAATMHAIVPLSGNGMGTEVRLPTQNNAVQRTQYDVVTSDFLPTLGMRLADGRAIGDEDRAGAARTVVVNEAFARRAWPGERAVGQRIRLEGDSAGEATVVGMVRDARVQGLTEAPEPMLYFPMAQEWTSQMVLEVRVAAGAPHAVLGAVRRELAALDPNLPTGEVRTLEEVRTLAMFPARLMASLMTAFGVLALCVAAVGLAGVVAFAVAQRTREMGVRMALGAAGADVERLVVGEGVRLALVGLGVGLALAAGVTQLIASQLYGVGAADPATYLVVASVLGAVALLAAWVPARRAARVDPLEALRAE from the coding sequence ATGTTCCACGACCTGCGACTGGCCGCGCGCCGTCTCGCGCGCGCGCCCGGCTTCACCGCCGCCGCCGCGCTGACGCTCGCGCTGGGGATCGGCGCCAACACGACGATCTTCTCGCTGGTGAGCGCGGTGTTCCTGCGCCCGCTCGCGGTGGCCGAGCCGCAGCGGCTCGTGCGCGTGTTCAGCACGTGGCGGCAGGACGGCCGCACGATCAACAGCGGCGCGCTCGGCTACCCCGACGTGCGCGAGCTGGCCGCGCAGCGCGGCACGTTCGCGGGCGTGGCGGCGTTCAGCAACGCGAAGGTCGCGATGGGCGAAGGCGAGGCCGCGCGCACGGTGCAGGCGGCGCTCGTGACGGGCGAGTACTTCGGCGTGCTCGGCATCCGCGCGGCGATCGGCCGCGCGATCGGCGCGTCGGACGTCGGCGCGCCGGGCGCGTCGCCCATCGTCGTGCTCTCGCACGCGCTCTGGCGCGACCGGCTGGGCGGCGACTCGTCGGTCGTCGGGCGCCCCGTGTCGCTGAACGGGCGCGCGTACACGGTCGTGGGCGTCGCGCCGCCAACCTTCCGCGGCACCGAGATCGAGAACGTTCCCGAGCTGTGGGTCCCGCTGTCGCAGGCGCAGGCGCTCGGCGTCACCGGGCCGCGCGGCTTCGAGCGCGGGTCGCGGTGGCTGCACGGCCTCGCGCGGCTGCCCGCGGGCGTGGACCGCGCCGCCGCGAACGCGGCGGTGGCGCGCCTGTCGAAGGGATGGGCGGACGCGTATCCCGACACGCACCGCGGCTGGAGCCTGCGGCTCGCGGCGGGCGGCACGCTGCTGGCCGCGGATCCGTCGGAGCACACGCCGGTGATGATCGTCTTCGGCGCGCTCAGCGTGCTCGCGCTGCTGGTGCTCGCGGTGACCGCCGCCAACGTCGCCAACCTGCAGCTCGCGCGCGCCGCGACGCGCCGGCGCGAGGTGTCGCTGCGCGTCGCGCTCGGCGCCGGCCGCTGGCGGCTGGTGCGCGAGGTGCTCGGCGAAAGCGTCGTGCTGGCGGTGATCGCGGGCGTGCTGGCCGCGGCCATCGGCTCGGTGGGCGCGTCGCTGCTGCCGCGCCTCGGCCTCCCGCCGATGATCGACCTCACGCCGGACGGCCGCATCCTCGGCTACACGGCGCTGCTGTCGCTCGCCACGGGCGTGCTGTTCGGGCTCGCGCCCGCGCTCTGGGTCACGCGCGGCTCGCTGGTGACGAGCATCAAGGACGGCGCCGCCGGCTCGGGGCGCTCGCGCTCGCGGCTGCGCGGCGCGCTGGTCGTCGGGCAGATGGCCGTCTCGATGGTGCTGCTGGTGGCGGCCGGGCTGCTGCTGCGCACGGTGAGCGCGCTGCGCAGCGCGGACGTCGGCTACGAGCCGTCGGGCGTGCTGGCGGTGACGCTCGACGCGGGCACGCGCGGCTACGACCGGGTGCGCGGCGTGGCGCTGTACGAGGGGCTGCTGGACCGCGTGCGCGGCCTGCCGGGCGTGAAGGCGGCCACGATGCACGCGATCGTGCCACTCAGCGGCAACGGGATGGGCACCGAGGTGCGCCTTCCCACCCAGAACAACGCGGTACAGCGCACGCAGTACGACGTCGTCACGTCGGACTTCCTGCCGACGCTCGGCATGCGGCTGGCCGACGGCCGCGCCATCGGCGACGAGGACCGCGCCGGCGCGGCGCGCACGGTCGTGGTGAACGAGGCGTTCGCGCGCCGCGCATGGCCCGGCGAGCGCGCGGTGGGGCAGCGCATCCGCCTGGAGGGCGACAGCGCCGGCGAGGCGACGGTGGTCGGCATGGTGCGGGACGCGCGCGTGCAGGGCCTGACCGAGGCGCCCGAGCCGATGCTCTACTTCCCGATGGCGCAGGAGTGGACGTCGCAGATGGTGCTCGAGGTGCGCGTCGCCGCGGGCGCGCCGCACGCGGTGCTCGGCGCGGTGCGCCGCGAGCTCGCCGCGCTCGACCCGAACCTCCCCACGGGCGAGGTGCGCACGCTGGAGGAGGTGCGCACGCTGGCGATGTTCCCCGCGCGGCTGATGGCGTCGCTGATGACCGCGTTCGGCGTGCTCGCGCTGTGCGTGGCGGCGGTGGGGCTGGCCGGCGTCGTCGCCTTCGCGGTCGCGCAGCGCACCCGCGAGATGGGCGTGCGCATGGCGCTGGGCGCCGCCGGCGCGGACGTCGAGCGGCTGGTCGTCGGCGAGGGCGTGCGGCTGGCGCTCGTGGGCCTCGGCGTCGGGCTCGCGCTGGCGGCGGGCGTGACGCAGCTCATCGCGTCGCAGCTCTACGGCGTCGGCGCGGCCGACCCGGCGACGTACCTCGTGGTGGCGTCGGTGCTGGGCGCCGTCGCGCTGCTGGCGGCGTGGGTGCCGGCGCGCCGCGCCGCGCGCGTGGACCCGCTCGAAGCGCTGCGCGCCGAGTGA
- a CDS encoding ABC transporter ATP-binding protein — MLTLRDVEKSYPVGGSTHYVLRRIAMEVRAGDFVTIMGPSGAGKSTLLAILGLLDHDWRGEMYFAGQPMHALSPKQRTAFGRQHVGFVFQQYHLLDDLTVAENLDVPLEYRGVRKSERQAMVADTLDRFGMVGKKDLFPRQLSGGQQQLVGVARAVIARPALLLADEPTGNLHSAQAREIMQLFQELNRQGTTIVQVTHSEENARAGKRIVTLKDGWMTEGED; from the coding sequence CTGCTCACGCTGCGCGACGTCGAGAAGTCCTATCCCGTCGGCGGATCGACGCACTACGTCCTGCGCCGCATCGCGATGGAAGTGCGCGCCGGCGACTTCGTCACCATCATGGGCCCCTCGGGCGCGGGCAAGTCGACGCTGCTCGCGATCCTGGGCCTGCTCGACCACGACTGGCGCGGCGAGATGTACTTCGCGGGCCAGCCGATGCACGCGCTCTCGCCCAAGCAGCGCACCGCGTTCGGCCGCCAGCACGTCGGCTTCGTCTTCCAGCAGTACCACCTGCTGGACGACCTCACCGTCGCGGAGAACCTCGACGTGCCGCTCGAGTACCGCGGCGTGCGCAAGTCCGAGCGGCAGGCGATGGTCGCCGACACGCTCGACCGCTTCGGCATGGTCGGCAAGAAGGACCTCTTCCCGCGCCAGCTCTCGGGCGGCCAGCAGCAGCTGGTGGGCGTCGCGCGCGCCGTCATCGCGCGTCCGGCGCTCCTCCTCGCCGACGAGCCCACGGGCAACCTGCACTCGGCGCAGGCGCGCGAGATCATGCAGCTGTTCCAGGAGCTGAACCGGCAGGGCACGACGATCGTGCAGGTGACGCACAGCGAGGAGAACGCGCGCGCCGGCAAGCGCATCGTGACGCTGAAGGACGGCTGGATGACCGAGGGCGAGGACTGA
- a CDS encoding serine/threonine-protein kinase, producing MSALPVASLSIVPTDSPLRRTGRGTRASADASADAWFLDDVFAPAALGDRFQLVRELGRGGMGVVVLARDVALHRVVALKLQHPLLATCPRARERFRREARIQAQLDHPGIVPVHAAGEVTVRGRAVPWFAMAYVPGESLADRLARAGTLPANEVRRVLLALLDALTHAHAEGVVHRDLKPENVLLSRDGRVLLTDFGVAARPSHDDPRRNAADVGTPLWMAPEQFAGEHAIDGRTDLYALGALGFAMLAGRPPFAGPSARAVAVAHLMGDTPKLAALAPRAPRALVAALQRCLAKDPAGRWADAAALRDALADGAWAPLLAPVRRAIVRMRRARARRLHEL from the coding sequence ATGTCCGCGCTCCCCGTCGCCTCGCTCTCCATCGTCCCGACCGACTCGCCCCTCCGGCGCACCGGCCGCGGGACGCGTGCGTCGGCCGACGCGAGCGCCGACGCGTGGTTCCTCGACGACGTGTTCGCGCCCGCGGCGCTCGGCGACCGGTTCCAGCTCGTGCGCGAGCTCGGGCGCGGCGGCATGGGCGTCGTGGTGCTGGCGCGCGACGTCGCGCTGCACCGCGTGGTCGCGCTCAAGCTGCAGCATCCGCTGCTCGCGACCTGCCCACGCGCGCGCGAGCGCTTCCGCCGCGAGGCGCGCATCCAGGCGCAGCTCGACCACCCCGGCATCGTCCCGGTGCATGCGGCGGGCGAGGTGACCGTGCGCGGGCGCGCAGTGCCGTGGTTCGCGATGGCGTACGTCCCCGGCGAGTCGCTGGCCGATCGGCTGGCGCGCGCGGGCACGCTGCCGGCCAACGAGGTGCGCCGCGTGCTGCTCGCGCTGCTCGACGCGCTGACGCACGCGCACGCCGAGGGCGTGGTGCACCGCGACCTGAAGCCCGAGAACGTCTTGCTGTCGCGCGACGGCCGCGTGCTGCTGACCGACTTCGGCGTCGCCGCGCGCCCGTCGCACGACGACCCGCGCCGCAACGCCGCCGACGTCGGCACGCCGCTCTGGATGGCGCCCGAGCAGTTCGCCGGCGAGCACGCGATCGACGGCCGCACCGACCTGTACGCGCTCGGCGCGCTCGGCTTCGCGATGCTGGCGGGGCGCCCGCCGTTCGCGGGGCCGTCGGCGCGCGCGGTGGCGGTCGCGCACCTGATGGGCGACACGCCGAAGCTGGCTGCGCTCGCGCCGCGGGCGCCGCGCGCGCTGGTGGCCGCGCTGCAGCGCTGCCTGGCGAAGGACCCCGCCGGCCGCTGGGCCGACGCCGCCGCGCTGCGCGACGCGCTGGCCGACGGTGCGTGGGCCCCGCTGCTGGCACCCGTGCGCCGTGCCATCGTACGGATGCGGCGCGCCCGCGCGCGCCGTCTCCACGAGCTCTGA
- a CDS encoding ABC transporter permease: MLADLRFALRALRRAPGFVLAAVLCLGLGLGANTTVYSLVNALVFRPLPYGDSERLIAITHENPAQGQSRSDISLPAVLDVAERSRTLAAVAATDTRLVNLTGVDRPEALPAATVSGRYFEVLRVRPIVGRAFRAEESEGGGARVVVLGEQLWRERFGADPAVVGRAIALDGAPHTVVGVVPDAAGLSGDRERLFIPLAHDRDPSQRGWHSYDAVARLRPGVTVAAARAELQAIGARLATEFPDTDRGWGIDAVPLREQLVPGDVATVFAVMLGAVGFVLLIAAANVANLLLARTTGRARELAVRAALGAGRARVLRLVLLESVIVALMGGALGVLIAQGGVRAMRGAVPVAYPAWLVFDVDWRVMTYALVLSTVTGLLFGLVPALRATRRAVAPTLRASGRGSSAGAGARRLRDGLVVAELALSLVLLAGAGLMVKSMLRLQTVDPGFRPEGVLAARLRMGGERYDEKAARLALLTRAVERLSALPGVQAASATSSAPLSGSNSSSSFVVDGRDVPEGQKPNAETRAVLPGYFTTMGLPLLAGRDFTAAEAADSVARVVVVNETMAKRWWPGQDPIGRRVSIGGGGDDAPWMTVVGVTRDVRQRRLGRAAEEQLYLPFGGQARREMTLVVRTSGDAGALAPALRREVGALDAGLPFVNLDTMTAMVHQSLWLQRLYGVLFGAFAGAAVLLAVVGVYGVIAYAVAQRVRELGVRVALGARPRDVAGLMLRDGARLAGIGLGVGLVLALGMTRALGSALQGVSPSDPAVFGGVTALLGGAALAASWLPARRAARVDPIEALRAE, translated from the coding sequence ATGCTCGCCGATCTCCGCTTCGCCCTCCGCGCGCTTCGTCGAGCGCCCGGATTCGTCCTCGCCGCGGTGCTCTGCCTGGGTCTCGGGCTCGGCGCCAACACGACCGTCTACTCGCTCGTCAACGCGCTCGTCTTCCGCCCGCTGCCCTACGGCGACAGCGAGCGCCTGATCGCGATCACGCACGAGAACCCCGCGCAGGGCCAGAGCCGCAGCGACATCTCGCTGCCCGCCGTGCTCGACGTCGCGGAGCGCAGCCGCACGCTGGCCGCCGTCGCCGCCACCGACACGCGGCTCGTGAACCTGACCGGGGTCGACCGCCCCGAGGCGCTGCCCGCGGCCACCGTCTCCGGCCGCTACTTCGAGGTGCTGCGGGTCCGCCCGATCGTCGGTCGCGCGTTCCGGGCCGAGGAGAGCGAGGGCGGCGGCGCACGCGTCGTGGTGCTCGGCGAGCAGCTCTGGCGCGAGCGCTTCGGCGCCGATCCGGCCGTCGTCGGCCGCGCGATCGCGCTCGACGGCGCGCCGCACACCGTCGTCGGCGTCGTGCCCGATGCGGCCGGCCTCTCGGGCGACCGCGAGCGGCTCTTCATCCCTCTCGCGCACGACCGCGACCCGTCGCAGCGCGGCTGGCACTCGTACGACGCCGTCGCGCGACTCAGGCCCGGCGTCACCGTCGCCGCGGCGCGCGCCGAGCTGCAGGCCATCGGCGCGCGGCTCGCGACCGAGTTCCCCGACACCGACCGCGGCTGGGGCATCGACGCGGTGCCGCTGCGCGAGCAGCTGGTGCCCGGCGACGTCGCGACCGTCTTCGCCGTCATGCTCGGCGCCGTGGGCTTCGTGCTGCTGATCGCCGCCGCGAACGTCGCCAACCTGCTGCTCGCGCGCACCACCGGCCGCGCGCGCGAGCTGGCCGTGCGGGCGGCGCTCGGCGCCGGGCGCGCGCGCGTGCTGCGCCTCGTGCTGCTGGAGAGCGTGATCGTCGCACTGATGGGCGGCGCGCTCGGCGTGCTGATCGCCCAGGGCGGCGTGCGCGCGATGCGCGGCGCGGTGCCCGTCGCCTATCCCGCGTGGCTCGTCTTCGACGTCGACTGGCGCGTGATGACGTACGCGCTCGTGCTGTCCACCGTCACCGGGCTGCTGTTCGGGCTCGTGCCCGCGCTGCGCGCCACGCGCCGCGCCGTCGCGCCCACGCTGCGCGCGTCGGGCCGCGGGAGCAGCGCCGGCGCGGGCGCGCGCCGCCTGCGCGACGGGCTCGTGGTCGCGGAGCTCGCGCTCTCGCTCGTGCTGCTCGCGGGCGCGGGGCTGATGGTGAAGAGCATGCTGCGCCTGCAGACCGTCGATCCGGGCTTCCGGCCCGAGGGCGTGCTCGCCGCGCGGCTGCGCATGGGTGGGGAGCGCTACGACGAGAAGGCCGCGCGGCTCGCGCTGCTGACGCGCGCGGTCGAGCGCCTGTCCGCGCTCCCTGGCGTCCAGGCTGCATCGGCCACCAGCTCGGCGCCGCTGAGCGGATCGAACAGCTCGTCGAGCTTCGTCGTCGACGGGCGCGACGTGCCCGAAGGCCAGAAGCCGAACGCCGAGACGCGCGCGGTGCTGCCCGGCTACTTCACGACGATGGGGCTGCCGCTGCTGGCCGGCCGCGACTTCACCGCCGCCGAGGCGGCCGACAGCGTGGCGCGCGTCGTCGTCGTCAACGAGACGATGGCGAAGCGGTGGTGGCCCGGGCAGGATCCGATCGGCCGCCGTGTGTCGATCGGCGGCGGCGGCGACGACGCGCCGTGGATGACCGTCGTCGGCGTGACGCGCGACGTGCGACAGCGCCGACTGGGCCGCGCCGCGGAGGAGCAGCTGTACCTCCCGTTCGGCGGGCAGGCGCGCCGCGAGATGACGCTCGTCGTGCGCACGAGCGGCGACGCGGGCGCGCTCGCGCCGGCGCTGCGCCGCGAGGTCGGCGCGCTCGACGCGGGGCTCCCCTTCGTGAACCTCGACACGATGACGGCGATGGTGCACCAGTCGCTCTGGCTGCAGCGCCTGTACGGCGTGCTGTTCGGCGCGTTCGCGGGCGCGGCGGTGCTGCTGGCGGTCGTCGGTGTGTACGGCGTCATCGCCTACGCCGTCGCGCAGCGCGTGCGCGAGCTGGGCGTGCGCGTCGCGCTCGGTGCGCGCCCGCGCGACGTGGCGGGACTGATGTTGCGCGACGGCGCGCGGCTGGCCGGCATCGGGCTCGGCGTCGGCCTCGTGCTGGCGCTCGGGATGACGCGCGCGCTCGGCTCGGCGCTCCAGGGCGTGAGCCCGAGCGATCCCGCGGTCTTCGGCGGCGTCACCGCGCTGCTCGGCGGCGCCGCGCTGGCCGCGTCGTGGCTCCCCGCGCGCCGGGCCGCGCGCGTGGACCCGATCGAGGCGCTGCGGGCCGAGTGA